From Psychrobacillus sp. FSL K6-2836, a single genomic window includes:
- a CDS encoding peptidoglycan DD-metalloendopeptidase family protein — MFLKSKNEEQKVSKLNVLSNGKSNMVKKAAVSVLLISSISFNMAFAKESESNTLKEIYHIYTDGQYVGAISDQTKLQSILDKKMEESSSQFKNMTLTAGSNLSVVPEQVFTLNTNDETTLQKLDSLIEVEARAFALSVNDEMAVYVKDLEAYDEALRKLKLHFISEEELNLLEARNNTSEPLPELKENETRIANLILKEKVSGVTVETNPSQIVSPDDAVKLLLDGTLEKELYTVAAGDVLGTIANKHNLTSAELIALNPGVTDSTVLQIGQELNVTVLKPLINIEVQYEKKAKESIIHTKEVKETEDMYKGDTKVIQEGSDGQKLATYLIRKENGVQVGLSVIEETILVEPKDHIVLKGTKVIPSRGSGVFAWPAEGGYISSKMGYRWGRQHEGIDIARPSGFTIKAADNGIVVAAGWDGTYGQRIIIDHQNGYKTTYAHLSSITAKVGQVVPTGTKIGVMGSTGRSTGTHLHFEVEKNGVTINPLTVLN, encoded by the coding sequence ATGTTTTTGAAAAGTAAGAATGAGGAACAAAAGGTATCAAAACTGAATGTTCTTTCAAACGGAAAGTCAAATATGGTGAAAAAAGCAGCCGTATCAGTTTTACTTATTTCAAGTATTTCGTTTAATATGGCTTTTGCAAAAGAAAGTGAAAGCAATACATTAAAAGAAATATACCATATATACACGGATGGTCAATATGTAGGGGCTATTTCGGATCAAACCAAATTACAATCAATACTCGACAAAAAGATGGAAGAATCTAGCTCCCAGTTTAAAAATATGACTTTAACTGCTGGATCTAATTTGTCGGTAGTGCCAGAACAAGTATTTACTCTTAATACAAACGATGAGACTACTCTTCAAAAGCTGGATAGCTTAATAGAAGTAGAAGCAAGGGCGTTTGCATTATCGGTCAATGACGAGATGGCAGTCTACGTCAAAGACTTAGAAGCTTACGATGAAGCGTTAAGAAAACTAAAATTACATTTTATTTCAGAAGAAGAATTGAACTTACTGGAAGCTAGAAATAATACTAGTGAACCTTTACCCGAACTAAAAGAAAATGAAACTCGTATTGCTAATTTAATTTTAAAAGAAAAAGTATCTGGAGTTACAGTAGAAACAAATCCTAGTCAGATTGTTTCACCAGATGATGCTGTGAAGCTACTTTTAGATGGAACATTAGAAAAAGAGTTATATACAGTTGCAGCAGGCGATGTATTAGGAACTATTGCTAACAAGCATAATCTAACATCTGCAGAACTAATTGCACTGAATCCAGGTGTAACCGATTCTACTGTTTTACAAATAGGTCAAGAGTTAAATGTAACAGTCTTAAAACCACTTATTAATATTGAAGTACAGTATGAGAAAAAAGCTAAAGAATCCATCATACATACGAAAGAAGTAAAAGAAACAGAGGATATGTACAAAGGCGATACGAAGGTAATACAAGAGGGTTCGGATGGCCAAAAATTGGCAACTTACTTAATTCGCAAAGAGAATGGAGTACAAGTTGGTCTATCTGTTATAGAAGAAACAATACTTGTAGAACCAAAAGATCATATTGTATTAAAAGGAACGAAAGTAATTCCTTCACGCGGCTCGGGAGTATTTGCTTGGCCAGCTGAAGGTGGATATATTTCTAGTAAAATGGGATATCGCTGGGGACGCCAACATGAAGGTATCGATATTGCAAGACCGAGTGGTTTTACGATAAAAGCAGCAGATAACGGAATAGTAGTTGCTGCAGGTTGGGATGGAACATACGGCCAACGTATAATCATCGATCATCAAAATGGATATAAAACAACATATGCACACCTTTCTTCAATTACAGCGAAAGTAGGGCAAGTAGTCCCAACAGGTACTAAAATCGGTGTTATGGGAAGTACTGGACGTTCTACAGGAACACATCTACATTTTGAAGTGGAGAAAAATGGAGTAACTATTAATCCTTTAACTGTATTAAACTAA
- the yycF gene encoding response regulator YycF — MSKKILVVDDEKPIADILQFNLKKEGYQVVCAYNGDEALKKVEEDQPDLMLLDIMLPNKDGMEVCREIRKKYDFPIIMLTAKDSEIDKVLGLELGADDYVTKPFSTRELIARVKANMRRHQTIQEDAEVMTNDIVIGPLTIQPDAYLVLKREETIELTHREFELLHYLAKHIGQVMTREHLLQTVWGYDYFGDVRTVDVTIRRLREKIEDSPSHPTWIVTRRGVGYYLRSPEQE; from the coding sequence ATGAGTAAAAAAATACTAGTAGTAGATGACGAAAAGCCAATTGCAGATATACTTCAATTTAACCTAAAAAAAGAAGGGTACCAAGTAGTCTGTGCTTATAATGGCGATGAAGCATTGAAGAAGGTAGAAGAAGATCAACCAGATTTAATGTTATTAGATATTATGCTTCCTAACAAAGATGGAATGGAAGTATGTAGAGAAATTCGAAAAAAATATGATTTTCCTATAATTATGCTAACAGCAAAAGATTCAGAGATAGATAAAGTACTCGGTCTAGAGCTTGGTGCAGATGATTATGTTACAAAACCATTTAGTACGAGAGAATTAATCGCTCGAGTAAAAGCAAATATGCGTAGACACCAAACTATTCAAGAAGATGCAGAAGTAATGACAAATGACATTGTTATTGGTCCACTAACTATTCAGCCTGATGCTTATCTTGTGTTAAAGAGAGAAGAAACAATTGAGCTTACGCATCGAGAATTTGAGTTATTGCATTACTTGGCAAAACATATAGGACAAGTTATGACTCGTGAGCATTTACTACAAACGGTATGGGGTTATGACTATTTTGGGGATGTACGTACAGTGGATGTAACAATTAGACGTTTACGAGAAAAAATTGAAGACAGCCCAAGTCATCCAACATGGATAGTAACTAGAAGAGGTGTAGGGTACTACTTACGAAGTCCTGAACAGGAGTAG
- the walK gene encoding cell wall metabolism sensor histidine kinase WalK, whose product MQKVGYFKSIHVKIVLIYVLLIIIAMQIIGLYFVRELEETLRKNFQDSITDRVSLLEYSTREEIIKVRNEEDLTLEQSLRSILAGLSSYDTYDIKEVRVIDARYQILATSDGNNQSIVGQRSMDDLVRKSITAKDTFNNISIDRETSNRIWNLATPIIYKGEVKGTLYIESNIENVFGQMNEINQILAGGTAVALVITVILGILIAQTITRPISDMRRQAQAMAKGNFSRKVRVYGSDEIGQLAIAFNHLTNRLQEAQSTTEAERRKLASVLTNMTDGVIATDRKGRVILINDPALRLLRIPREMVLNRPIVSVLGIDPVHSFEDLIHLKEPINLDLSSNERPFILRANFSVIQKETGFVNGLIAVLHDNTEQEKVDMERREFVANVSHELRTPLTTMSSYLEALVDGAWEDEGIAPSFLEVTQTETHRMIRLVNDLLQLSKMDSRDYDLNREIVNFNQFFNRIIDRFELSKSDHVTFVRMLSDKAYYVDIDTDKLTQVMDNIISNAIKYSPDGGNIRFGVVVSESIIKVMISDDGMGIPSENVDRVFDRFYRVDRARARSMGGTGLGLAIAREMIEAHGGRIWAESEEGQGTTIFFTLDILKDEEGEWD is encoded by the coding sequence ATGCAAAAAGTTGGATACTTTAAATCAATTCACGTTAAGATTGTGCTGATTTATGTGTTACTTATCATTATTGCTATGCAAATTATCGGACTTTACTTTGTTCGTGAATTAGAAGAAACGTTGAGGAAAAACTTTCAAGATTCTATAACTGACCGCGTAAGCTTATTGGAATATAGTACGCGAGAAGAAATAATAAAAGTACGAAACGAAGAAGACCTAACATTGGAACAAAGTTTACGTTCTATTTTGGCTGGTCTTAGTTCGTATGATACGTATGATATTAAAGAAGTACGTGTAATCGATGCTCGGTATCAGATATTGGCAACATCTGATGGAAATAACCAGTCAATTGTAGGTCAACGATCAATGGATGATTTAGTTCGAAAATCCATTACTGCAAAAGACACTTTTAACAATATATCAATTGATCGAGAAACTAGTAACAGAATTTGGAATTTAGCTACTCCTATTATTTATAAGGGAGAAGTAAAAGGAACATTATATATAGAATCTAATATTGAAAATGTTTTTGGTCAGATGAATGAGATTAATCAAATACTTGCTGGAGGTACAGCTGTTGCATTAGTTATTACTGTCATATTAGGAATACTAATTGCCCAGACGATCACTCGTCCGATCTCAGATATGAGAAGACAAGCTCAAGCTATGGCAAAAGGGAATTTTTCTAGAAAAGTAAGAGTATATGGCAGTGATGAAATCGGACAGCTGGCCATTGCCTTCAATCATCTGACAAATAGATTGCAGGAAGCTCAATCTACGACGGAAGCAGAACGTAGAAAGCTAGCCTCTGTTTTAACGAACATGACAGATGGGGTAATTGCAACAGATCGTAAAGGAAGAGTCATCCTTATAAACGATCCAGCACTTAGATTATTGCGCATACCAAGAGAAATGGTATTAAATCGACCAATTGTATCGGTACTTGGAATAGATCCTGTACACTCATTTGAAGATTTAATACATCTAAAAGAACCTATTAACCTGGATCTAAGTTCTAATGAAAGACCGTTTATTTTACGTGCCAATTTTTCCGTTATTCAAAAAGAAACTGGTTTTGTTAATGGTTTAATCGCAGTATTACATGATAATACAGAACAAGAAAAAGTGGATATGGAAAGAAGAGAATTTGTCGCAAATGTTTCTCATGAACTACGCACACCACTTACGACGATGAGTAGTTATTTGGAGGCTTTGGTTGATGGTGCTTGGGAAGATGAAGGGATTGCTCCATCATTTTTAGAAGTAACTCAAACAGAAACACATAGAATGATTCGACTTGTAAATGACCTACTCCAATTGTCTAAAATGGATAGTAGAGACTACGATTTGAATCGGGAGATTGTTAACTTCAATCAATTCTTCAACCGGATTATCGACAGATTTGAACTTTCCAAATCAGATCATGTTACCTTTGTGCGCATGCTTTCTGATAAAGCCTACTATGTGGATATCGATACAGATAAGTTAACGCAGGTAATGGATAATATAATTTCAAATGCGATAAAATATTCTCCAGATGGTGGGAATATAAGGTTTGGGGTAGTAGTGTCAGAATCTATTATAAAAGTAATGATTTCTGATGATGGAATGGGAATTCCTTCTGAAAATGTCGATCGAGTCTTTGATCGTTTTTACAGAGTAGATAGAGCTAGAGCGAGATCTATGGGAGGTACTGGCCTAGGTTTGGCAATTGCCCGGGAAATGATTGAAGCCCATGGTGGTAGAATATGGGCAGAAAGTGAAGAAGGGCAAGGGACGACTATTTTCTTCACATTGGATATTTTAAAGGATGAGGAAGGTGAGTGGGATTGA
- a CDS encoding YycH family regulatory protein produces MGLKYIEQVKSIVLLLLILLSLTLTFSIWTYSPVIQPNEGTTIDISIAEKKNMEDIIKPYRMLISQEDSLKGSFDSQPIEFVLNKMKTWEIQTIELAMNKVDTNQINEFIKAPNRASFFFAADVPIEILGNILTFPDQHFPEAYFNRLIIDWNEDIPDSMTLYFISTSQQKIYKATAAKADKLGFTERILEHAEKMQVYNEIVRNNKLSLYVSSIPENIINYTYSIKEIESDKFKDALFNNPSLVRSNPVVMGEQQFTDDSALMNVNFTFKSLNYVHPASENENPGNPVDLIQNSLNFVNEHNGWTDDYRYSRMNTATRQINYQLYFDGLPVFSKDTLTEISQYWGIDRVYRYYRPFYTLDVPIPWETREVQLVSGQSIYDFLSTATDINVSSIDDVVIGYYLSRDDGQSLFNLEPSWYYLESGSWVRVSPELLGGAKFGLE; encoded by the coding sequence GTGGGATTGAAATATATCGAGCAAGTAAAATCAATTGTCTTACTCTTACTTATTCTCCTCAGTCTTACTTTAACTTTTTCTATATGGACCTACTCACCTGTTATTCAACCAAATGAAGGAACGACTATAGATATATCTATTGCTGAAAAAAAGAATATGGAAGACATTATTAAACCGTATCGTATGCTTATAAGCCAAGAGGACTCGCTAAAGGGGTCTTTTGACAGCCAACCAATAGAATTTGTACTCAACAAAATGAAGACCTGGGAAATTCAAACGATTGAGTTAGCTATGAATAAGGTAGACACCAATCAAATAAATGAATTTATCAAAGCTCCCAATCGTGCAAGTTTCTTTTTTGCAGCAGATGTCCCTATTGAAATATTAGGCAATATCTTAACTTTTCCGGATCAACATTTTCCTGAAGCTTATTTTAATCGGTTAATAATTGACTGGAATGAAGACATCCCAGATAGTATGACTCTGTATTTTATAAGCACATCACAGCAGAAGATATATAAGGCAACTGCAGCAAAAGCGGATAAATTAGGGTTTACCGAACGTATTTTAGAGCATGCAGAGAAAATGCAAGTGTATAATGAAATAGTTAGAAACAATAAATTATCGTTATACGTTTCTTCTATACCAGAAAATATCATCAATTATACTTATTCTATTAAAGAGATTGAATCAGATAAATTCAAAGATGCCCTCTTCAATAATCCGAGCCTAGTGAGAAGTAATCCAGTCGTTATGGGGGAACAACAATTCACAGATGATAGTGCATTAATGAATGTGAATTTTACTTTTAAAAGTTTAAACTATGTGCATCCAGCTTCGGAGAATGAAAATCCAGGGAATCCTGTAGATCTCATTCAAAACAGCTTGAATTTTGTCAATGAGCATAACGGATGGACAGATGACTATCGTTATTCTCGAATGAACACCGCAACTCGGCAAATTAATTATCAATTGTATTTTGACGGTCTACCGGTATTTAGTAAGGATACATTAACAGAAATCTCGCAGTATTGGGGAATTGACCGAGTGTATCGATATTACCGTCCTTTTTATACGCTTGATGTTCCTATTCCTTGGGAAACACGGGAAGTACAACTAGTTTCAGGGCAGTCAATTTATGATTTCCTTTCTACTGCAACAGATATTAATGTGAGTTCTATAGACGATGTTGTAATAGGATATTATTTATCTCGAGATGACGGCCAATCCTTATTTAATCTTGAGCCTTCTTGGTATTACTTGGAGAGTGGGAGCTGGGTACGCGTATCTCCGGAATTATTAGGAGGTGCAAAATTTGGATTGGAATAA
- a CDS encoding two-component system regulatory protein YycI: MQNLDWNKTKTIFIIVFSILNVFLLSLYMNRYNESQQIGKSNDTSIEEKLFLDNIKILETDNKIKEASYVSGNVHNFSLEEIEELDNQTVEIPTSYQIVSTFKEPIKITDENTLEKIVHEQVIRGSTYGLWKKDEENKTAILFQQVNKRFVYYNTNAKLVVHWNDDNELIGYEQTILDDLENYKVSQKLLPHLQAITTLYGNSQLKPDSTIKEIELGYSTLAQLTETQVFAPTWHILVELLDGTIEEYFVNAVEGRVIEIQKETEQTVVE, encoded by the coding sequence GTGCAAAATTTGGATTGGAATAAAACAAAGACTATATTTATTATTGTATTTTCTATTTTAAATGTATTCTTACTTTCACTATATATGAATCGGTATAATGAGTCCCAACAAATAGGTAAATCTAATGATACATCTATCGAGGAAAAACTTTTTCTAGATAATATTAAAATTTTGGAAACAGATAACAAGATAAAAGAAGCTTCATATGTTTCAGGCAATGTCCATAATTTTAGTCTAGAAGAAATAGAAGAATTGGACAATCAAACTGTAGAAATACCTACTAGCTATCAAATAGTTAGTACCTTTAAAGAACCTATAAAAATAACAGATGAAAATACGTTAGAAAAAATAGTACATGAGCAAGTGATACGTGGCTCTACCTATGGACTGTGGAAAAAAGATGAAGAAAATAAAACAGCTATATTATTCCAACAAGTAAATAAACGATTTGTTTACTATAATACGAATGCGAAGCTAGTAGTTCACTGGAATGATGACAATGAGCTTATTGGTTATGAACAGACTATTCTGGACGACTTAGAGAATTATAAGGTGTCGCAAAAATTATTGCCACATTTGCAGGCAATTACTACATTGTATGGAAATTCGCAGTTAAAACCAGATTCTACGATTAAAGAAATTGAACTGGGATACTCCACGTTAGCTCAACTAACAGAGACACAGGTTTTTGCACCAACATGGCATATCCTGGTAGAACTACTTGATGGCACCATTGAAGAATATTTTGTAAATGCAGTAGAGGGTAGAGTTATTGAGATACAAAAAGAGACGGAACAAACAGTAGTGGAATAA
- a CDS encoding MBL fold metallo-hydrolase — MKFSVLASGSSGNAIYVENDEHSFLVDVGLSGKKMDQLFQEIDRDIKKLSGIFITHEHSDHIKGLGVLARKYGVPIFANEKTWSAMDPLIGNVPLDQRFQFDMETVKKFGSIDIQSFAVSHDAVDPMFYIFHENGRKLVLITDTGYVSDRMKGHIKGADSFVFESNHDVSMLQMGRYPWSIKRRILSDVGHVSNEDAAVAMSEVIDVKNTNIYLSHLSKDNNMKDLARMSVTQTLQSCGVIAGEYVHLHDTDANKPTELVLV; from the coding sequence ATGAAGTTCAGTGTATTGGCAAGTGGTAGTAGTGGTAACGCTATTTATGTGGAAAATGATGAACATTCCTTTTTAGTAGATGTAGGCTTAAGTGGAAAAAAGATGGATCAATTATTTCAGGAAATTGATCGGGATATAAAAAAGCTGTCAGGAATTTTCATCACACATGAGCATAGTGATCATATTAAAGGATTAGGTGTTTTAGCTAGAAAGTATGGAGTTCCCATTTTTGCAAATGAAAAAACTTGGTCTGCAATGGATCCACTTATCGGAAATGTTCCATTAGACCAGCGATTTCAATTTGATATGGAAACCGTAAAAAAGTTTGGCTCAATTGATATTCAATCTTTTGCAGTATCCCATGATGCGGTTGATCCGATGTTTTACATTTTTCATGAAAACGGTAGGAAACTTGTTTTAATAACGGATACTGGATATGTGAGCGATCGAATGAAAGGGCATATTAAAGGAGCAGATTCCTTTGTCTTTGAAAGCAACCACGATGTTAGTATGCTACAGATGGGACGTTATCCTTGGTCAATTAAACGAAGAATATTAAGTGATGTAGGACATGTCTCCAATGAGGATGCTGCAGTTGCTATGAGTGAAGTAATTGATGTGAAAAATACAAATATCTATTTATCACATTTAAGTAAAGATAATAATATGAAAGATCTAGCTCGTATGAGTGTTACGCAAACACTTCAGTCCTGTGGTGTGATTGCGGGAGAGTATGTGCATCTACATGACACAGATGCCAATAAACCAACAGAGCTAGTTCTTGTGTAA
- a CDS encoding S1C family serine protease, whose amino-acid sequence MDINNPYGPQLPNEQPPIEPQKRNGKKRGLAGYFFSGLAGVLVGALLVWFLIPSVVTNLPSGGETKSNETTQQTQQLSVDVTTDVTDAVEKASSAVVGITNIQSVSNFWSQSEATQDVGTGSGVIYKKEDGKAYIITNYHVIENAKSVEVTLADGSKVEANIVGEDIWTDLAVLAIDDTGIEAVIEFGDSDALKQGETVIAIGNPLGLDFYGSVTTGVVSGKDRAVPVDLNGDGLEDWQSEVLQTDAAINPGNSGGALINLAGQLIGINSMKISESTVEGMGLAIPVNSAIPIIEDLEQNGKVNRPSMGITLIDLTNVPAFHQKETLKLPTEVTTGVVVDEVVEGTPAALAGMKSYDVIVEMDGEKVENTIELRKHLYNEKETGDELKVKVYRQGELVELTLLLKQSSEL is encoded by the coding sequence ATGGATATAAATAACCCATATGGACCACAATTACCAAACGAACAACCACCGATAGAACCCCAAAAAAGAAATGGAAAAAAACGAGGCTTAGCCGGCTATTTCTTTAGTGGACTTGCAGGTGTATTAGTTGGTGCATTACTTGTATGGTTTTTAATACCTTCCGTTGTCACTAATCTACCATCGGGCGGTGAAACGAAATCGAATGAAACAACACAACAAACCCAACAGCTTTCAGTAGATGTCACTACAGATGTAACTGATGCTGTAGAAAAAGCTTCAAGTGCTGTTGTTGGAATAACAAATATTCAATCAGTCTCAAACTTCTGGAGTCAATCAGAAGCTACACAGGATGTTGGCACAGGCTCTGGTGTTATCTATAAAAAAGAAGATGGTAAAGCTTATATTATTACAAATTATCATGTTATTGAAAATGCAAAATCTGTAGAAGTAACATTAGCTGATGGCTCAAAAGTAGAAGCAAATATTGTAGGGGAAGATATTTGGACAGATTTAGCTGTTCTTGCAATTGATGATACTGGCATAGAAGCAGTTATAGAATTTGGTGACTCAGATGCATTAAAACAAGGGGAAACGGTTATTGCTATCGGTAACCCTTTAGGACTTGATTTTTATGGCTCCGTTACAACGGGAGTAGTATCTGGTAAAGACCGTGCAGTACCAGTTGATTTAAACGGAGATGGTTTAGAGGATTGGCAGTCAGAGGTTCTACAAACAGACGCAGCGATTAACCCTGGTAACAGTGGAGGTGCCTTGATTAACTTAGCAGGACAGCTAATCGGTATTAACTCGATGAAGATTTCTGAATCTACAGTAGAAGGAATGGGTCTTGCAATTCCAGTCAATTCAGCTATCCCGATCATTGAGGATTTAGAGCAAAATGGAAAAGTAAATCGTCCATCCATGGGAATCACCCTTATTGATTTGACGAATGTACCTGCATTTCACCAAAAAGAAACATTAAAATTACCAACCGAAGTTACAACTGGAGTAGTAGTTGACGAAGTAGTGGAAGGAACTCCAGCTGCACTTGCAGGGATGAAATCATATGATGTCATTGTAGAAATGGACGGAGAAAAAGTAGAAAATACTATTGAGTTACGAAAACACTTATATAACGAAAAAGAAACTGGGGACGAACTAAAAGTGAAAGTGTACAGACAAGGAGAACTAGTCGAATTAACACTCCTTTTAAAGCAATCATCAGAATTATAA
- a CDS encoding CxxH/CxxC protein produces MRIFSCETHINHALDMFVAEQKTFPMLEELKDEEKLSTVCTYCESSALYIVAKEN; encoded by the coding sequence GTGAGAATATTCAGTTGTGAAACCCATATAAACCACGCTTTAGACATGTTCGTAGCAGAACAAAAAACATTTCCTATGCTAGAGGAATTAAAGGATGAAGAAAAGTTATCCACAGTTTGTACCTACTGTGAGTCGTCTGCATTATATATTGTGGCAAAAGAAAATTGA
- the rlmH gene encoding 23S rRNA (pseudouridine(1915)-N(3))-methyltransferase RlmH, translated as MNIQIVSVGKLKEKYLKMGIEEYTKRLGAYAKIDLVEVPDEKAPENLSEADMEIVKKKESDRILAKIGLDTYVIALAIEGKMKSSEQLANDMESLMTYGRSKIAFVIGGSLGLHEDVMKRSDEKLSFSKMTLPHQLMKLVLVEQVYRAFRIMKGEPYHK; from the coding sequence GTGAATATACAAATTGTATCGGTGGGAAAATTAAAAGAAAAGTATTTAAAAATGGGGATAGAGGAATATACAAAGCGATTAGGTGCATATGCCAAAATCGATTTAGTGGAAGTACCAGATGAAAAAGCACCTGAAAATTTAAGTGAAGCCGATATGGAAATTGTTAAGAAAAAAGAAAGTGATCGAATTTTAGCTAAAATAGGATTGGACACATATGTAATTGCCTTAGCAATAGAAGGGAAAATGAAAAGTTCGGAGCAGCTAGCAAACGATATGGAGTCTCTCATGACTTATGGTAGAAGTAAAATCGCTTTTGTCATTGGCGGATCTCTTGGTTTACACGAAGATGTAATGAAACGTTCTGACGAAAAATTGTCTTTCAGTAAAATGACATTACCACATCAGTTAATGAAGTTAGTGTTAGTAGAGCAGGTTTACCGAGCTTTTAGGATTATGAAGGGTGAACCGTACCATAAGTAA
- a CDS encoding RNA polymerase sigma factor, producing the protein MQNEREIISTWFFLYSQDVFNFLVYYSGTRDVEDLVQEVFIKAAKGMSTYRNHATPKTWLFSIARNLAIDKARKNKTKISRTNVAFHEETLDQHIGFSPEQILIGHEEKQELYSRINQQKKKYRDVLILRGIQGLSVSETAQILGCKETAVRTNYHRAVKALQNEPNWRESHEG; encoded by the coding sequence ATGCAGAACGAAAGAGAGATTATTTCCACTTGGTTTTTTCTCTATAGCCAAGATGTTTTCAATTTTTTAGTTTACTATTCAGGAACTCGTGATGTAGAAGATCTCGTACAAGAAGTGTTTATTAAGGCAGCTAAAGGTATGAGCACCTACCGAAACCATGCGACGCCCAAAACTTGGCTCTTTAGCATTGCCCGTAATCTAGCCATCGACAAAGCGAGAAAGAACAAAACAAAGATCAGTCGAACGAATGTGGCTTTCCATGAGGAAACTTTGGATCAGCACATCGGATTTTCTCCTGAGCAAATTCTGATAGGGCATGAGGAGAAACAAGAATTGTACAGTAGGATCAATCAGCAAAAAAAGAAATATCGGGATGTGCTAATTTTAAGGGGCATTCAAGGATTGTCCGTGAGTGAAACAGCACAAATACTAGGATGCAAAGAAACCGCCGTTCGAACCAACTATCATCGTGCAGTCAAGGCATTACAAAATGAACCGAATTGGAGGGAATCTCATGAAGGATAA
- a CDS encoding DUF4153 domain-containing protein, whose product MDSTNLIIENIANPHELERMFRNDPKAFKKSFTDAWGQNPDSQVLGIWYERLHFKETAHSEKSSLLQKSFLFMGILAIMAGITTRIIFHFVEQEAIAPINLAFGIIPFIAAYFVYNNTPKKIVIYSLAALFLISGFYLNMLPLNYKDSIILAYLHLPIFLWVLVGLAFTGNEYSKGSTRLAYIKFNLEFFILYASMAVSGMVLAALTMQLFSFVGLDIEEFYFSNIVLFGAAALAIVAAYLVSMNLKLAKNITPYIAKIFSPLVLVTLLVYLITVIWVGKNPFLDRNFLIAFNGILLGVLAVTIFSITESDSDEKKNISDYINFSLIALALIIDSVALSAIVFRLSSYGITPNRLAVLGVNILIWGNLIWIMVSYMRFLQNKTGPSPIQDAVTKYLPVYGLWAAFVTFTFPFFFN is encoded by the coding sequence ATGGACAGTACAAATTTAATTATTGAAAATATTGCTAATCCCCATGAGCTGGAGAGAATGTTTAGAAATGACCCCAAAGCCTTTAAAAAGTCATTCACAGACGCATGGGGACAAAATCCTGATTCACAGGTTCTTGGCATTTGGTATGAAAGATTGCATTTCAAGGAAACGGCACATTCAGAAAAATCTTCCTTGCTTCAAAAAAGTTTCTTATTCATGGGCATTTTAGCCATTATGGCCGGGATAACCACCAGAATCATTTTCCATTTTGTCGAACAGGAAGCAATTGCTCCAATTAACCTGGCTTTTGGTATAATTCCCTTTATTGCTGCGTATTTTGTTTACAATAATACGCCGAAAAAAATTGTTATTTATTCCCTTGCAGCGTTGTTCCTAATTTCCGGGTTTTATCTTAATATGCTTCCATTAAATTACAAAGACAGTATTATCCTTGCTTATTTACACCTTCCTATATTCTTGTGGGTATTGGTAGGGCTTGCATTTACAGGAAATGAATATTCAAAAGGCAGTACAAGATTAGCCTATATTAAATTTAATTTGGAATTTTTTATTCTCTACGCCAGTATGGCAGTTAGCGGAATGGTGCTAGCGGCATTGACCATGCAGTTATTTAGCTTTGTTGGCTTGGATATAGAAGAATTCTATTTTAGTAATATCGTTTTATTTGGTGCTGCCGCTCTTGCTATTGTGGCTGCATACCTAGTATCAATGAATCTTAAACTTGCAAAGAATATTACACCATATATAGCTAAAATTTTTAGTCCTCTTGTCCTGGTCACATTGTTGGTCTATCTTATAACGGTTATATGGGTCGGAAAAAATCCATTCTTGGACCGCAATTTCCTGATAGCCTTCAACGGAATACTCCTTGGTGTATTGGCCGTTACCATATTTTCTATTACCGAAAGCGACTCAGACGAGAAAAAGAACATTTCAGATTATATAAATTTTTCCTTAATTGCTCTTGCGCTTATCATTGACAGTGTGGCTTTGTCAGCCATTGTGTTCAGACTTTCTTCTTATGGGATTACACCAAACAGACTTGCTGTTTTAGGTGTAAACATACTCATCTGGGGAAATCTTATTTGGATTATGGTCTCATATATGCGTTTTCTACAAAACAAGACCGGACCTTCACCCATCCAAGATGCGGTCACTAAGTATTTGCCAGTTTACGGACTTTGGGCGGCTTTCGTTACATTTACTTTTCCTTTCTTTTTTAATTAG